CGGGGACGGTCCACGGCGTCGTCGTCCAGATGACGAGGCTCCCCTCTCTGTCGGCGAGGGGGAATTTCACGTAGATGGAGGGCGACTCTATCTGGTCGTACTCGACCTCGTTCGCGGCGATTGCGGTCTGACACCGCGGGCAGTAGTTGACCGAGCGTTTGCCCTGCTCGACGAGTCCGCGGTCGTTCACCTGTTGGAACGCCCACCACGCCGCCTCCATGTACTCGGGCGAGAGCGTCTGGTAGGGGTCGTCCCAGTCCATCCACACGCCGATGGACTGGAAGTCGTCGTCCATCGCCTCGCGGTTGCGGACGGCGAACTCCTTACAGCGGTCGATGAACGGTTCCATCCCGTACTCCTCTATGTCCCGTTTGGTCTCGAAGCCGAGTTCCTCCTCGACTTTGACCTCGATGGGGAGGCCGTGCATGTCGTATCCGGGACGGTCGGTGACCCGGTGGCCCGTCATGCGCTTGTGGCGGATGATGGCGTCTTTCAGCGTCTTGTTCCACGCCGTCCCGAGGTGCATCTGCCCCGACGTGTACGGCGGCCCGTCGACGAAGAAGAAGGCCGGGTCGTCGGCGTGGGCCTCCTTCGTCGCCTCGTAGGCGTCGTTCTCGTCCCAGTACTCCCCGACGGTGGACTCTACGTCCTCGGGCGTGTACTGGTCTTCGACTTCGTCCATACAGGAGGTCAACCGGCGGACGTATATCAAATCCGTGGAACCGCGCCTCAGTCCGACGACCACGCCTCCGCGACGGCGGACCCGCCGCGTCGGTTCCCCTCTTCGTCGTAGAGTTCGACGTCGGCCGTAGACGGCGCGCGGTCGGATTCGTAGTACGCGACGACGATGGCGACGAGTTCCTCCGCCGCCCGTTCGTCCTCGTCGAGACGCGACTCGTCGTACCGGGACATCTCCATCGGAAGCGTCGCCCGGTCCCATCCCGTCCACTTCGCGTCCGCGGTACTCCGCGGAAGCGCGACGAACGCCTCCTCTGCGGACATCTTCACCTCGCAGAGGAGCGTGAATCCGTTCTCGTAGTTCTCGTTCAGTATCTCGTTCTCGAAGGAGTGCTCCTCACGCGGATACGCGTCGGTGAACAGGTCGGCGTCCCGCGGCGGTGCTTCGGGAAACAGGACGGCGCGGGCGTACTCATCCGTCTCGGCGGACAGACCACCGACGACCCACCGTTCGTCCGCCGGGCGGAGCGTCGCACTACCGTGTCGGGCGAGAATCCGTCCATCGAGTTCTCTACGCGCGTCCGCGAGACATCCCGACAGGGCGACGGTGCTCGCTGCGACGGCCGAGAGGAGGGCTCTGCGGCGCATTGTCGGTACTGCCGTTCGCGGGACCTTAACTCTCTAGTGGACAGAAGGGAATCGACGGAGAGACGCCACCGTCCGGCCGCGCTCGGACCCAGAACTCGCGCGGAGAGATGGTGTCAACGATACATTATATGCGGCGTTTTATATCTGAACTAACACATACGTACCGCCGGGTGGGTGAGATGGTCTATCAAGACGAGCTCCAAGAGATCGAGTTCATCGCTCGCTCGGAGAATCGGGTACAGATCCTCGAAGAGTTGCGGAAAGCCGGGACGCTGAGTAAGGAGGAGCTTCGGGGCACGAGCGAGGTTGCGCGGACGACTCTCGTTCGAAACGCCGATGCGCTCGTCGAACGCGGGTGGATAGAGAACAGCAACAACCAGTACTCTATCACCCCGTGTGGCGAACTACTGGTCGAGGAGTTGACCGGCCTGTTGGAGACCGTCCGCGAGGCAAAGCGGCTACAGCCGTTTTTCCAGTGGATGCCTCCCGCCGCGTTCGGACTGAGCGTCGAGGTGCTTTTGGACGCCGACGTGACGGTTTCGACGTCCGAAAACCCGTACGCGCCGGTCAACAGACACGTCGAGACCCTCGCGTCGGCCGAACGGGCGCGGTGTCTCCTCCCGGCGGTCGATCCACAGGGGATGCGGACCGTCGAACGCCGCTTTGCGGCCCGAGACGGAGGAGGGGACCACGAACTCATCGTCACCGAGAACGTCGCCGAAACGCTTCGGACGGACCCCGCTTTGGACGAGACGATAGACGCACTGTTGTCGACCGACGGCATCGCCGTCCGCGTCTCCCCGAGAGACGTGCCGTACTACGCGGGTATTCTCGACGGAGTCGTACAGATCGGCGCCTCGGACGGGAAGGGAGTCCCGCAGGCCCTCTTGGAGACCGACGCCGACGAGGCCCGAGAGTGGGTGAGGGCTCTCTACCGCGACTACCGGGCCCAATCGACGGCGTTCGACAGGTAGCCGAACGCCCTCCCGTCGCTCTCTCCGTGCGGGCCTCCGATTCACGTTAATAGGTACCGATGTGCACGGTATGCACAGCGGGCACGAGGTAGCGTCATATGCGATGGCGAAGAAGTGAAATCGAGGTGAAATAATGTCAGATGGCCTCGCAGGTTCGGGCGACAGAGTCGAACGGGGGAGAGAGGAGTCGGGCGGCGTACTCGGGCGGATACCGAGGCGAACCGTACTGAAATCCGCGGTCCTCGGGGTCGGACTGCACGGGTTCTCCGCTCGGGCGGCGGCGCAGTCCGATTCGACGGCGGGGTTCGTGGACGTGTTGAGTGCGGACCCGAGTAACTACCCCTCGATTCTCGTCAACGTGAGCGTCGACACGGACGCGGGGCGGAACGGGAACCTCTCGCGGGAGGACTTCCAGATAACGGAGGCGGGCGTCGAGAAAGCGATCCAGAGCTTCAGATTCACCAGCGCGAGCGCCGACATCGTCTTTCTGTTCGACGACACGGGGAGCATGGACGGAGAGATAGCGGACATGCAAGCGGGAGTCAAAGGCCTCACAGACGAGATAGAGGCGGCGGGTATCGACGCGAGATACTCTCTCGTGACGTTCAAAGACTCGGTCGAGACCGACCTCGAGTTCACCGACGACGCCAGCGCGTTGAAGTCGCGAACCGACAGACTCACCGCGAGTGCGGGCGGCGACGGACCGGAGGACAACTTCGACGCGATAGTCCGAGCGCTCGGTCTCGACTTCAGGCCCGAGGCTCAGAAAATCGTCGTGGACATCACCGACAGCGTCTCTCACTACCGCGGCGACGGAAGCGGCGTCTCCGATTACACCATCGACGAAGTCCAGACGATGGTGGAGGAAAGCGGCGTCGCGTACGTCGCCGTCGCCCCCGCGACGACCGCACCCGAATCGAGCAAACGGGCGCTCGCGGAGCGAACGGGCGGACTCTGGATGGAGATCCGAAGCGCCGACTTCAGCCGGATTCTCGAACGCATCGAGCGACTCGTCGTGACCACGTACGTGGTCGAGTACCTCACGGACACGGCTCCGAACGAGAGCAACGACCTCACGGTGACCGTCACCGACCCCGACAGAGGGACCGGGAGCGACGAAACCACCGTGGACGTTCCCTCGGGGAAAGTGGACCGGGACGCACTCGTGAGGAGTACCGGCGACACCCGAGCGTTCTACGAGATGGCCGTCACCGGAGAGATGAGACTCGGAGAGAACTCGGACCCAAAAGACGCCGAGTTCCCCGATTCAGTCGAGGGGTCGACCGCGATAGGGTCGGTCGCGGGGGGCGGAACGGACGGGCTCCGGTTCTCGGGGGAGGTCACCAACGTCCGCGTGGGCGGACCGGCGGAGTTCGAGATAGACGGCGAGTCCGTGGGCGGCGACACAGTCGAGTCGATGAACACGATTGCGATTTCGAGCACCGAGGACCGACGAGCGTACTACGACGTTCGCGCCAGCGACCGCATCTATCCCGGCGAGCGCGCGGACGTAGAGAAGATGGAGTCCCCCGAACCGTTCCCCGGCAGCGAGGTTACGGGGTCGGTCGCCGAACGCGGTACCGACGAGTTCTACTTCACCGGTCGAATCGACCACTTCTCTCTCGACGGACCGGCGGACGTGTCGGTGAACGGCGAACGGGTCGACCCCTCCGAGGTGACCTCCGACGACGAGTCGGACTCCAACGGCGGCGACGACTCCGGCGGCGGGGAACTCGACGACGAACTGAGAATCGTCAGCACCGCCGACGAACGCGCGTTCTACGAGATTACCGTCGACGGTGAAATCGAACCGGGAGACAGAGCAAATCTCACCGGAGCCGACTATCCGGACTCCGTCGAGGGACGCACGGCGTCCGGTTCCGTGGCGAAGGGAGGGATAGACAGCTTCCGGTTCTCGGGGGAGATACTCGACGTTCGACTGGACGGTCCGGCGGACGTCCTCGTCAACGGAGACCGGTACACCTCCGGTGGTGCCTGACCGATGTACTCTCGCCGAGCGTATCTGCGCCTCGTCGGTACCGGGGTCGGAGCGACGATGGCCGCGGCCGGGGGAGCGTCGGCCGAAGTCGAGCGACTGCCGCCCGAGGCGGCAGAATCCGGTTCGTGGGGCGAACGAGAGCCGTTGCCGGTGCTCCAGAGCGACGCCGGTGGCGGCGTACTCGACGGAGAGCTCTACTACTTCGGAGGGTTCGAGACCGGAACGGGACTCGACGCGGTGCGGCGAACGCTCGTCTTCGACCCGGAGGCGGACGACGGTGACGGTTGGAGAGAGGTCGAACCGATGCCGAGAGCGCTCTGGGCACCCTGCGGAGTCGCGTCGGAGAGGAAACTGTTTAGCTTCGGCGGCGCGCCGTCGAACGGCCCCTACGGCGGCGAGAACCCGCCGTCGGACGTCG
This genomic window from Halopelagius inordinatus contains:
- a CDS encoding helix-turn-helix transcriptional regulator, with product MVYQDELQEIEFIARSENRVQILEELRKAGTLSKEELRGTSEVARTTLVRNADALVERGWIENSNNQYSITPCGELLVEELTGLLETVREAKRLQPFFQWMPPAAFGLSVEVLLDADVTVSTSENPYAPVNRHVETLASAERARCLLPAVDPQGMRTVERRFAARDGGGDHELIVTENVAETLRTDPALDETIDALLSTDGIAVRVSPRDVPYYAGILDGVVQIGASDGKGVPQALLETDADEAREWVRALYRDYRAQSTAFDR
- a CDS encoding VWA domain-containing protein, yielding MSDGLAGSGDRVERGREESGGVLGRIPRRTVLKSAVLGVGLHGFSARAAAQSDSTAGFVDVLSADPSNYPSILVNVSVDTDAGRNGNLSREDFQITEAGVEKAIQSFRFTSASADIVFLFDDTGSMDGEIADMQAGVKGLTDEIEAAGIDARYSLVTFKDSVETDLEFTDDASALKSRTDRLTASAGGDGPEDNFDAIVRALGLDFRPEAQKIVVDITDSVSHYRGDGSGVSDYTIDEVQTMVEESGVAYVAVAPATTAPESSKRALAERTGGLWMEIRSADFSRILERIERLVVTTYVVEYLTDTAPNESNDLTVTVTDPDRGTGSDETTVDVPSGKVDRDALVRSTGDTRAFYEMAVTGEMRLGENSDPKDAEFPDSVEGSTAIGSVAGGGTDGLRFSGEVTNVRVGGPAEFEIDGESVGGDTVESMNTIAISSTEDRRAYYDVRASDRIYPGERADVEKMESPEPFPGSEVTGSVAERGTDEFYFTGRIDHFSLDGPADVSVNGERVDPSEVTSDDESDSNGGDDSGGGELDDELRIVSTADERAFYEITVDGEIEPGDRANLTGADYPDSVEGRTASGSVAKGGIDSFRFSGEILDVRLDGPADVLVNGDRYTSGGA